From the genome of Rhinatrema bivittatum unplaced genomic scaffold, aRhiBiv1.1, whole genome shotgun sequence, one region includes:
- the LOC115081463 gene encoding transmembrane protein 268-like: MDGTESGAPRPGQAAIDLRLPAGHPEACTTDSRHAGPEDPEGSGCLQDRAAPLYNGRVLLTLGTGAPCWGPGFDYGACGPAFARHGLRVPSEDYELPLRQALDAPEVRRFLCFSSCWFLTLLAPTLYVLAWCALFSTFHLFLRPLVEEHLAVSCLGFSAASVLFAGAVALLLGRSRGQVTVNSDVRLMRANEGLRGHRLLVGLSDCMESCMGRLQLTFCFFDVGDCLQRLIQLLEGRPGSQNPLQAGVRRKMGGFCVSVMESGPVPLQAAGAKSMDS, encoded by the exons ATGGACGGGACGGAGAGCGGCGCTCCGAGACCTGGCCAGGCGGCCATCGACCTGCGTCTCCCCGCGGGCCATCCCGAGGCGTGCACAACGGACTCCCGGCACGCAG gTCCGGAGGATCCGGAGGGGAGCGGGTGCCTCCAGGACCGGGCGGCTCCCCTCTATAACGGACGCGTGCTCCTGACTCTCGGCACCGGGGCCCCCTGCTGGGGCCCGGGCTTTGATTACGGGGCTTGCGGGCCAGCCTTCGCTCGGCATGGACTGCGG GTCCCATCAGAGGATTACGAGCTGCCCCTACGTCAGGCCCTGGACGCTCCCGAAGTCAGAAGGtttctctgcttcagctcctgctggTTCCTGACTCTCCTAGCTCCC ACGCTGTACGTCCTGGCCTGGTGCGCCCTCTTCTCGACCTTTCACCTCTTCCTGCGCCCCCTCGTCGAGGAACACCTCGCCGTCTCCTGCTTGGGGTTCAGCGCTGCGTCGGTGCTCTTTGCCGGAGCCGTCGCGCTGCTCCTCGGCCGCAGCCGGGGACAG GTCACCGTGAACAGCGATGTGCGCCTGATGAGAGCCAACGAAGGGCTGCGGGGCCACCGGCTGCTGGTGGGACTGTCGGACTGCATGGAGAGCTGCATGGGGCGCTTGCAG CTCACCTTCTGCTTTTTTGATGTCGGGGACTGTCTGCAAAGACTGATCCAACTTCTGGAGGGAAGACCGGGCTCCCAGAATCCCCTGCAG GCGGGGGTGCGCCGGAAAATGGGCGGATTCTGCGTCAGCGTGATGGAGAGTGGCCCCGTCCCCCTGCAAGCCGCCGGAGCCAAGAGCATGGATTCATGA